The Crateriforma spongiae sequence CGGCGACGTTGGGCGCGATCAGCGGAATCATCGGCGCTGCGATGAGTGCGTTGTTTTCCAAGCTGCCATCGGGCGCGATGATTGTCCTGGTTTGCACGGCATTCTTTGCTTTCAGCATGTTCCTGGGGCCACAGAAGGGCATCCTGGGACGGACGCTGCGACGTTTGCGCTTGAACCGCAAAATTGAACGCCAGCATTTGTTGCGGGCGATTTACGAAACCTTGGAACGTGATGCGTCGGGGGTTCCCGATCGATTCCGTGAATTTCTGTCGATGCAAACGCTGTTGCCGGTCCGCAGTTGGACGCCGCGGCAATTGGAACGCACGATTGATCGTGCCCAAGACGACGATTTGGTTCGGTTCCGTGACCGCGACCAGCACGTCCGATTGACGCGAGCCGGGGTCAATGAGGCGGCTCGGCTGACGCGTCAGCACCGCCTGTGGGAACTGTATCTGATCAATTACGCGGACATCGCACCGGGACGCGTTGATCGCGACGCCGATGCGATCGAACACGTGTTGGAACCCGAAGTGGTCGCGGAACTGGAAGATCTTCTGCAACATTCGCCCAGTCGTGTGCAGGTTCCCGAAAGCCCGCACCGTTTGGACCACGGCGGCGCTGAAGCCACCGGCTCCGGTGCAAAGATTAGCGTGGATGATTCCGTCTCCGATTCGCGGGAGACGTCGCCGTGATTCGTGACATGATCGAACCGCTGAACACGCTGACGTGGGAACTGGACGGCTGGATCATTGTCGCCGGCGTGCTTTGCGCCGTGTCCTGCGCGCTGTTGGGCAACTTCTTGGTGTTACGGCGCATGAGCCTGCTTGGCGACGCGGTTACCCATGCGGTTTTGCCCGGTTTGGCGGTCGCATTTTTCATCAGCGACAGTCGTTCCAGCGTGCCGATGTTTTTGGGCGCGGTGATCGTGGGCGTCCTGACTGCTTTGTTCACCGAATGGATACGCCGAGCCGGCAGCGTGGATGAAGGCGCATCGATGGGCGTGGTGTTCACATCGTTGTTCGCGTTAGGCTTGATCTTGGTCGTTCAGGCCGCCGATCACGTGGATCTGGATCCGGGATGCGTGTTGTATGGGGCCATCGAACTGACGCCGCTGGATCGCTTGGACACTGTTTTCGGGTCGATCCCTCGTGCGGTGGTCGTGCTTGCTGTCGTGATGTTGGTCAACCTGGCGTTCTTGCTGTTCTTTTACAAAGAGCTGAAGGTCAGTTCGTTTGACCCGGGACTGTCCACGACCATGGGGTTCAGTTCGACCCTGATCCACTACGTGTTGATGGTATTGGTAGCCGTGACGGCGGTGGCCAGTTTTGAAAGCGTCGGAAACATCTTGGTTGTCGCCATGTTTGTCGTTCCGCCGGCGGCCGCGTTCCTATTGACCGATCGGCTGGGACGAATGATCGCGATCAGCACCGTGTTGGCGATCATCAGCGCGGTGTCGGGGCACATCGGTGCGATCGCGGTTCCCGCAGGTTTTGGTTACCGCAGCACATCGACCGCCGGCATGATGGCGGTGTCCGCCGGCGTTTTGTTGGCCGCCGCCGCGTTGTTCGGACCGCGACACGGCATCCTGGTCCGTTTGGTGCGTCGTCGGTTGTTGGCGTTGCGAATCTTGTGCGACGATGTTTGTGCGTATTTGTTTCGATTGGGGGAACGGCAAACGGTGGATGCTGCCGGTGCGGGTGAACTGGCGGCCAATCTGTTGACCGGCAAATTGCCGTTGCACTTGGCCACGACGATTTTGCGGATCAACGGACAAGTATCGCGTGACGGCGACTCGTTTCGTCTGACGGATTCCGGTCGTTCGCGAGCCCAACAGCTGGTGCGTTCGCACCGTTTGTGGGAACAGTACTTGGTCGAACGAGCGGGATTGGACCAGGAAAGAATCCACGACAAGGCGGAGCGTCTGGAACACTTCACGGATCTGGAACTGCGGTCACGTTTGGATGACGAAACGGACCGACCAACCCTGGACCCACACGGTGCAGAAATTCCCGATGAACGGGTCGAAGCCGAAGATCGTGGTGAAGAGCCGGCTGAGGCCGAAAGCCAGAATCGTAACGATCGGACCTCCGACGATCGGATGCGTTCGAACGAGTAGCTAGGCTTGGCGACGCGGCGTTGCCGGCGGCCATCGCCGGGACGGCTGCGATCTGGTGTTTCGGATCAGTGCGTCAGCTTGGCTGATTGAGCCGGCCGGCTCGGGCGATCATACTGCTGCTGTCCCTGCCCGGCGGATGGCATTCTGATTCCGCCGTAAAGCACACCTTTTGGTACTGCCCCACCCCTTCCTTTTGCATCTCCAGGAGCAACCTGCCTGATGGTCCTTTCGATTTCCCGCCGCCGCATTTTTGCCGGCCTTGCCGTGGCTTTGGCCGCCGTCACCGTTACCCATTTCACCGTCGCATCGGCCGATGACACCGCCGCCCCATCGCCGTCGCCCGAGCTGAAGCCGATTTTCAACGGAGAAGATCTGTCCGGCTGGGATGGCGATTCTCGATTGTGGTCCGTCCGCGACGGAGTGATCCACGGCGAGACCACCCCCGAAAATCCCTCCAAGGGCAACACGTTCTTGATCTGGGAAGGCGGCAATGTTGGCGATTTCGAATTGCGTTTGTCGTTCCGCTGCAGCGTGACGAACAATTCCGGGATCCAGTACCGGTCGACTCGGGTCACCGAAGGCAAGCAGGCCACCAATGATTGGGTCGTCAAAGGCTATCAGCACGAAGTCCGCAACGAAGAAGACTTTCCGAACGTTCCCAGCTTCATCTACGACGAAAAAGGCAGCCGGAAACGCATGTGCATGGTCGGCGAAGTCGCCGTCTGGGATGCCGACGGCAAAAAGGTGTTGCGTGACGATCTGATCGACCAAGCCGGGTTCAAAGAACTGATGAAGGTCGACGACTGGAACGACGTCGTCATCATCGCCAAAGGCAACAACATCAAACACTACCTGAACGGCCGTCTGGTGTTGGACTTCACCGACAAGCATCCCGAAAAGGCCTTGTCCGAAGGCGTTTTGGCTCTTCAGCTTCACGGCGGGAAGCCAATGTGGACGGAATTCAAAGACGTCCGATTGGCCCAGTTCTAGACCCCAGCGTCGCCCAGTGGCGGTCAGGTCGCGGGCGGGAAAAGCGCTGCCGCGGCCCGGACGCACCTAGTTCATCGTAAACGGCGATGGTTTCGAGACATCTCGAGACCATCGCCGTTTTTTTCGTGCGCGAAGTGCAGAGCAGGCGTCTCCGACAGGCGGCCTATTCGCTGGACCCGTCAAAGCGGCCTGGAGATTCAGCGGCAGTTTGCCGCAAAACGCGATGCCAACCGCGATCCCGCGATCGAAAGTTTTTTCACAGCCCGCATTGACATAAATCGCCACATCATTCACGCTTGTTGCAAGCGATTCTCAATAGCGGCAGGGATTTATGGCCGCAGGGTGAACAATGTCAATGAACGAGCCGACCGAACAGCCGAAACGACCCGTGTCGCTGCCGCTGAAAAGTGACGCGACGGGCGAGCCCTGTCCGACGAAGGCTCGGTATGGGAATCAATCCGACAGCGATGACGTCTGTGCGTCTTGCAGTTCGAAGCCGCCGGTGCCCAGTTCCGGCCGTGCCGCGTTGCAGTCCCATGGCGGCAATTGCCACGTTCTGGACTTCGCCGAACTTGCCGGTGGTTGCAATCAGGTCTTCATCTGTCTGCAGGATGAGGTTTACACGTTGAAGCGGACACGCAACAACAAGCTGATTCTGCACAAGTAGGCTTCGGTGCAACGTCGGCGCGTCGTCGTCTGATCGCGACGCCGATTTGACGGGTTACTTCGCCGCATGTTTGCGCGATGTACAAAGTGTCGCAGCCTGCGAAAGCCGGGCAAAGTTGCGTTGATGAGGATTGCGTATTTGGCTAAACTGCCAAGTAATGTTGGTCGATAGGAATACGGTCATGAAGAAGAAAGAAATTGCCAAATACGAAGCCCGCGCTCAGGTGTTCAAAGCGCTGGCCCATCCGGCGCGGTTGAAGATCATGGACGAACTTGCGGTGCACGAAGAACGGTGCGTGTGTGACCTGACCGAAGTCGTCGGGTTTGACATGTCGACCGTCTCACGGCACCTGTCCGTTCTGAAGAACGCCGGATTGGTCGGTACCGAAAAGCGCGGGCAGATGGTTTTCTATCGTTCGACGGTATGCTGCCTGACCGGCTTTACCGAGTGTGTGGAAAACGTCTTGAACAACAACGTGAAACAACAACAGGCTGCATTGAAGGCGTAGCAACGGGATGGTTTTTGACCGTCGCCATCGGCTTCGCGTTGGTTCATCAAGCTAACAAAGCAGCGATTGAATTCGAATTGAAAAATGGGGCGTCCGGCGTGTCGCCCGTTTCTTTGTCTCCTGTATTTGCATAAAACGCCAAATGGCAAATTGTGTGCGGGTTGCCGTAGGATTGGAATGATGGACCGAAAACAACTGGGAATCTTAGCGGCGTTGGTGGGTGTGTTCCTGTTCGCCTATTTCGTGAACTTCACCAGCCCGGAAGTGCAGAACGCGATGCACGAAGCGTTCTATATGTTGCAGTGGTACGTCCGCTATCACACGTTGGCCTGCGTCGTGCCTGCCATGTTCATCGCCGGTGCAATCGCCACATTCTTTCGCAAGGAAGCCGTGCTGCGGCATCTGGGGCCGAAGGCAAATAAAGTAGAGGCGTACGGCGTGGCTTCCACCTCCGGCACCGTGCTTGCCGTGTGTTCATGCAGCGTGCTGCCGATGTTTGCGGGAATCTATCGCGTCGGCGCGGGCTTGGGCCCTGCATCCGCATTCTTGTACGCCGGACCGGCAATCAACGTGATGGCGATCTTTCTGACCGCACGTGTGCTGGGGTTGGATCTGGGCCTTGCCCGCGTCGTGGGGTCGATTGTGTTCGCAATCGTGATCGGCCTGATCATGGCGGTGATCTTTCGCACCGATGAACAGAAGCGTAGCGCCGCGGCGATGCAGCTTCCTGATCCGCCGCCGGCCAAACGCAAAGGCTGGCAAACGGTCCTGTTCTTCGCCAGCATGATTCTGTTCTTGGTATTCAGCGATTGGGCCAACCCCAGTCAAACAGTGATCAATACAACCGATGGCCGACAGATGACCGTGTCGGTGCTGATTCGGACCAGCGAAACTTATCGTGTCCAGCTGGAACAACCGCTTGGCGATCATCCCAAAGGTACGAAGCTGGTTTTGAACATTGACCAGATCGAATCAGAAACCGATCTGACCCCAGCCAGCTACCAATGGGTTGCATGGGTCTATCACCACCGCTGGTACTTCGCCGCGACGCTGTTCGTTGCAACCTTGGTCATGGTTGGGGCGTGGTTCGATGCCGATGAGATTGCCGCGTGGATGAATGAGACATGGAGCTTTTCAAAGTCCATCATCCCGCTGCTTTTCGGCGGCGTTTTGGCAACAGGATTCATTGGAGCCCTGATTCCTGAACACATCGTTGCCAGTTGGGTCGGTGGCGACAGTTTTCGCGCCAACTTGGTCGCATCGATGATCGGCGGCATGTGGTATTTCGCCACTCTGACCGAAGTCCCGATCCTGGAGGCTCTATTGGGTTTAGGCATGGGGCGCGGCCCGGCGTTGTCACTATTGTTGGCCGGACCGGCGTTGTCGCTGCCCAGTATTGCAGTGATCTACAGCGTCATCGGCGGAAAGAAGACCATCGCGTTTGTCGTATTGACCGTTCTGATGAGCACGATCGTCGGAATGATTTTCGGGTGGTTCTTTGTGTAAGCCAACACCTGTTTGTTTTGTCGTTTCATTCACATTTGGAGAGATCGGAAATGAAGTTGATTCAAATCTTGGGTACGGGGTGTTCGAAGTGCGATTGCTTGAAAAAGAACGTTGAACAGGCGGTCGTGCAATCGAATGCAGACGCCAAAGTCGAAAAGGTTACCGACATTACAAAGATCACCAGCTTCGGTGTGATGATGACACCTGCACTGGCGATCAACGGCGAAGTGAAAGTCGTCGGCAAAGTTCCTTCACCCGACGAGATCGCAAAGCTATTGGCTTGATCGTTGGATAAAAGATGCCATTTGACGAAACGGTAGACCGATGGATCTGAAAAATGCACTTGGCGTGTGTGTGATTTCCTTTTTCGCGGCGACTCTGGTCATGCTGATCGCTCGATCGCTGGACAACCAGGCCGCCGGACGAATCGAACAGCAATTGACGCGGATCGCCGATCAGTTGGAAACACTTCAATTGGCCGATGCCGATGGAGCCCGATTGCCGGTGGCGGCAACTCAAAGTTCAAACGCCTTGGTGACCACCGACGCTTTGGTGGTGCACTACTTCTTCAGCAACACACGCTGCGTGACGTGTCGTGCAATCGAAGAACAAACACGAAAGGTGTTGAAGCACAGCTTTGCGACGCAGTTGGACGACGGCGACGTTGTTTGGAAAACGCTGAACTATGAAGATCCCGATAATGCCGAGTGGGCTGATCGATTCGAAATCATGATGCCGGTTGTCGTTTTGGCAAAGTATCAGAACGGTGAAATCGTCGACTGGAAACGCTTGGATGAAGTCTGGGGGCGGGTCGGTGACACCGACGGATTCGAGCAATTGATCGTCAATCAAGTCGAAAGAATGCTATCCAATCCGATGGAAACGCCAGTTCTCGAA is a genomic window containing:
- a CDS encoding ArsR/SmtB family transcription factor — its product is MKKKEIAKYEARAQVFKALAHPARLKIMDELAVHEERCVCDLTEVVGFDMSTVSRHLSVLKNAGLVGTEKRGQMVFYRSTVCCLTGFTECVENVLNNNVKQQQAALKA
- a CDS encoding permease, with amino-acid sequence MMDRKQLGILAALVGVFLFAYFVNFTSPEVQNAMHEAFYMLQWYVRYHTLACVVPAMFIAGAIATFFRKEAVLRHLGPKANKVEAYGVASTSGTVLAVCSCSVLPMFAGIYRVGAGLGPASAFLYAGPAINVMAIFLTARVLGLDLGLARVVGSIVFAIVIGLIMAVIFRTDEQKRSAAAMQLPDPPPAKRKGWQTVLFFASMILFLVFSDWANPSQTVINTTDGRQMTVSVLIRTSETYRVQLEQPLGDHPKGTKLVLNIDQIESETDLTPASYQWVAWVYHHRWYFAATLFVATLVMVGAWFDADEIAAWMNETWSFSKSIIPLLFGGVLATGFIGALIPEHIVASWVGGDSFRANLVASMIGGMWYFATLTEVPILEALLGLGMGRGPALSLLLAGPALSLPSIAVIYSVIGGKKTIAFVVLTVLMSTIVGMIFGWFFV
- a CDS encoding thioredoxin family protein, translating into MKLIQILGTGCSKCDCLKKNVEQAVVQSNADAKVEKVTDITKITSFGVMMTPALAINGEVKVVGKVPSPDEIAKLLA
- a CDS encoding metal ABC transporter permease, with translation MIEPLNTLTWELDGWIIVAGVLCAVSCALLGNFLVLRRMSLLGDAVTHAVLPGLAVAFFISDSRSSVPMFLGAVIVGVLTALFTEWIRRAGSVDEGASMGVVFTSLFALGLILVVQAADHVDLDPGCVLYGAIELTPLDRLDTVFGSIPRAVVVLAVVMLVNLAFLLFFYKELKVSSFDPGLSTTMGFSSTLIHYVLMVLVAVTAVASFESVGNILVVAMFVVPPAAAFLLTDRLGRMIAISTVLAIISAVSGHIGAIAVPAGFGYRSTSTAGMMAVSAGVLLAAAALFGPRHGILVRLVRRRLLALRILCDDVCAYLFRLGERQTVDAAGAGELAANLLTGKLPLHLATTILRINGQVSRDGDSFRLTDSGRSRAQQLVRSHRLWEQYLVERAGLDQERIHDKAERLEHFTDLELRSRLDDETDRPTLDPHGAEIPDERVEAEDRGEEPAEAESQNRNDRTSDDRMRSNE
- the hemP gene encoding hemin uptake protein HemP; its protein translation is MNEPTEQPKRPVSLPLKSDATGEPCPTKARYGNQSDSDDVCASCSSKPPVPSSGRAALQSHGGNCHVLDFAELAGGCNQVFICLQDEVYTLKRTRNNKLILHK
- a CDS encoding nitrophenyl compound nitroreductase subunit ArsF family protein translates to MDLKNALGVCVISFFAATLVMLIARSLDNQAAGRIEQQLTRIADQLETLQLADADGARLPVAATQSSNALVTTDALVVHYFFSNTRCVTCRAIEEQTRKVLKHSFATQLDDGDVVWKTLNYEDPDNAEWADRFEIMMPVVVLAKYQNGEIVDWKRLDEVWGRVGDTDGFEQLIVNQVERMLSNPMETPVLEQAVEIPLPDMETKKTES
- a CDS encoding 3-keto-disaccharide hydrolase, yielding MVLSISRRRIFAGLAVALAAVTVTHFTVASADDTAAPSPSPELKPIFNGEDLSGWDGDSRLWSVRDGVIHGETTPENPSKGNTFLIWEGGNVGDFELRLSFRCSVTNNSGIQYRSTRVTEGKQATNDWVVKGYQHEVRNEEDFPNVPSFIYDEKGSRKRMCMVGEVAVWDADGKKVLRDDLIDQAGFKELMKVDDWNDVVIIAKGNNIKHYLNGRLVLDFTDKHPEKALSEGVLALQLHGGKPMWTEFKDVRLAQF